One Maribacter cobaltidurans genomic window carries:
- a CDS encoding GbsR/MarR family transcriptional regulator, translated as MGLCSEHKKKLIEELGLYFEKRHNLPPLAARIYAIMVLSSIEGFSFEQLMEITQASKSSVSTNLNLLLQLKYLEYYTRPGERKRYFRSSGSFLQNMLRERYETVNSDLELTQKIIDFNQENNPENYSKKGYIGNIFHAFLEQEKLNIEQTLQRIRDFKEQN; from the coding sequence ATGGGGCTGTGCTCAGAACATAAAAAAAAGTTGATAGAGGAATTGGGGCTCTATTTTGAGAAGCGCCATAATTTGCCACCATTGGCCGCCCGAATCTATGCTATTATGGTCTTGTCTTCCATAGAGGGCTTTAGCTTTGAGCAACTTATGGAGATTACTCAGGCTAGCAAAAGTTCTGTTTCCACCAATTTAAATCTTCTGTTGCAATTAAAGTACTTGGAATACTATACACGGCCCGGTGAACGGAAAAGATATTTCAGGAGTTCCGGTAGCTTTTTGCAAAATATGTTACGTGAACGGTATGAAACCGTCAATTCCGATTTGGAACTTACCCAAAAAATAATTGATTTCAATCAGGAGAACAATCCAGAAAATTATAGCAAAAAGGGGTATATCGGAAATATTTTTCACGCCTTCCTGGAACAGGAAAAATTGAATATTGAACAAACCTTACAACGAATAAGGGACTTCAAAGAACAAAACTAA
- a CDS encoding efflux RND transporter periplasmic adaptor subunit, giving the protein MKKIYTFLFVLSTLILISCGGKTNGNSGNQSAVPSFQVIEIPTKDVTSFTTYPASIEGIVNSEVRAKISGYITDVLVDEGEQVKKGETLFKLETQSLSQDAAAASANVNAAQVEVDKLKPLVEKNIISSVQLETAKAKLQQAKSTYNSINANITGLLKVPLMVT; this is encoded by the coding sequence ATGAAGAAAATTTACACCTTCCTTTTTGTCCTTTCAACCCTAATCTTAATTTCCTGTGGTGGTAAAACCAATGGAAATTCGGGTAATCAATCCGCAGTCCCTTCGTTTCAGGTAATAGAAATACCCACCAAGGATGTCACTTCTTTTACTACCTATCCGGCAAGTATTGAGGGCATTGTTAATAGTGAGGTTAGGGCCAAAATCTCGGGTTATATTACGGATGTTTTGGTAGATGAGGGGGAACAGGTAAAAAAGGGAGAGACTCTTTTTAAATTGGAAACCCAATCCCTAAGTCAGGATGCCGCCGCGGCTTCAGCAAATGTTAATGCTGCTCAGGTGGAGGTGGATAAATTAAAACCTTTGGTTGAAAAGAATATCATCAGCAGTGTGCAGCTGGAAACCGCAAAGGCAAAGTTGCAACAGGCAAAAAGCACCTATAATTCTATCAATGCCAACATCACGGGCTTATTAAAAGTCCCGTTGATGGTTACGTAG
- a CDS encoding efflux RND transporter periplasmic adaptor subunit: MRYRRGALVSPNNAQPLTIVADISKVYAYFSMNEKDYLDFIQDTKGNTIDEKIQNLPEVELILANGRVYDQKGKIETINSQVDAATGAITFRAKFDNPSRILTNGNSAKIRIPKKYENVLVVPKESTFDRQGSVYVYQVLSDSTAVSKSIAVINEVHNLYLVESGIQEGDKIVGLGVDKLRGDTKIIPKSVAFDSVAKPIKKLFR; encoded by the coding sequence ATCAGATACAGAAGAGGAGCCTTGGTAAGTCCAAACAATGCCCAGCCCCTTACTATCGTTGCGGATATAAGCAAAGTGTATGCTTATTTCTCCATGAACGAAAAGGATTATTTGGATTTTATTCAGGATACGAAAGGCAATACTATAGACGAGAAGATACAGAATCTACCCGAAGTTGAACTAATTCTCGCCAATGGGAGGGTATACGATCAAAAAGGGAAAATCGAGACCATAAATTCGCAAGTGGACGCCGCTACGGGTGCTATCACCTTTAGGGCCAAATTTGACAACCCTTCAAGGATTTTGACCAATGGCAACAGCGCTAAGATTAGAATACCCAAAAAATATGAGAATGTTCTAGTGGTTCCCAAGGAAAGCACTTTTGACAGACAGGGCAGTGTATATGTGTATCAGGTGCTTTCAGATAGTACGGCCGTATCCAAAAGTATTGCCGTTATTAACGAGGTGCATAATCTCTACTTGGTGGAAAGCGGTATTCAAGAAGGTGATAAAATTGTGGGTCTGGGGGTTGACAAATTAAGGGGGGATACCAAAATTATTCCAAAATCCGTTGCTTTCGATAGCGTTGCAAAGCCCATTAAAAAATTATTTAGATAA
- a CDS encoding efflux RND transporter permease subunit: protein MLKKFIERPVLSTVISIIIVILGLLGLTSLPITQYPDIAPPTISVSANYPGANAETILESVIIPLEEQINGVEGMTYLTSTATNSGTATIDVFFDQDVSPDIAAVNVQNRVARANSQLPQAVIQTGVTTQKQQTSALMFMSFYSTNPDYDETFVQNYLKINVIPEIQRVNGVGNVNVFGSKDYAMRIWLQPEKLAAYGLIPSDVVAVLNEQSLEAAAGSLGENDGEAFSYVIKYGGRFKTQDQYSNIVVKALDNGRFLRLEDIAEIELGAQSYAASSMTSGHPAVNMGIYQTKGSNAREIILEIENRLEQIKEDLPAGINIFVPYNTNNFLNASIKKVASTLVEAFLLVFLVVFIFLQDFRSTLIPAIAVPVSIIGTFFFLNLFGYSINLLTLFALVLAIGIVVDDAIVVVEAVHAKLDKGAKDAKQATVTAMNEISGAIISITLVMAAVFIPVTFVTGPTGVFYEQFGVTLIVAIIISAINALTLSPALCALFLKPHTEEDEGKKKNFKQRFFDAFNSGFRATTQKYGRSVHFLYKHKWVTAFILVLAFVGIWWSSSVVRTGFVPDEDRGIVFMNIELPPGSSIDRTHEVNEELYSKIKQIPGVLDGSVIEGRSFLGGAGSNYGLGFVRLKDWDERGADSLSMEAITAKMFGAAATIPEANIVFFAPPSIPGFGRSSGVEVNLLDRASGSFTDLDKVNKEFIANLTQRPEIQYAQSSFDTGYPQYELEINVPRAKELGVSISSIFATLQGYIGSIFAADFSRFGKQYRVYVQALPEDRADRDNLDQMFVRTSEGVMTPITEFISLERVYGPQSVTRFNLFNSTKITAATNPGYSSGDAIKAVEEVAKSLPTTFSIAYSGLTREEVNAGDQTTTIFLLSLVFVYFLLAAQYESYLIPFSVLLSLPLGVFGAYLTTQLAGLQNNIYFQIALIMLVGLLAKNAILIVEFALQRRKQGLSILDAAVEGAESRLRPILMTSFAFILGLMPLALAGGVGAEGNRSIGTGAVGGLFIGTVIGVFVIPTLFIFFQWLQEKISGEPKFETVEKQNN, encoded by the coding sequence ATGCTAAAAAAGTTTATTGAACGGCCAGTACTTTCAACCGTAATTTCGATTATTATCGTCATCTTGGGATTGTTGGGTCTTACCTCACTGCCCATTACCCAATATCCGGATATTGCGCCTCCTACCATTAGTGTGAGTGCCAACTATCCCGGTGCGAATGCCGAGACCATTTTGGAAAGTGTAATTATTCCCTTGGAGGAACAAATTAACGGTGTGGAAGGGATGACCTATCTTACATCCACGGCTACCAATAGCGGTACGGCCACTATAGACGTATTTTTTGACCAAGATGTAAGTCCTGATATCGCGGCGGTAAACGTGCAAAACCGAGTAGCTAGGGCCAATTCACAACTACCACAGGCCGTAATACAGACCGGCGTTACTACACAAAAACAACAGACCAGTGCGCTGATGTTCATGTCCTTTTACAGTACCAATCCGGATTATGATGAAACCTTTGTGCAGAATTACCTTAAAATAAATGTAATTCCGGAGATTCAAAGGGTAAATGGAGTTGGTAATGTCAATGTATTCGGTTCCAAGGACTATGCCATGCGAATTTGGTTGCAACCCGAAAAATTAGCGGCCTATGGATTAATACCCTCGGATGTGGTAGCCGTCTTAAATGAACAGAGTTTAGAAGCAGCAGCTGGATCATTAGGCGAGAATGATGGGGAAGCCTTTAGCTATGTAATAAAATATGGGGGAAGGTTTAAAACTCAGGACCAGTACAGTAATATTGTAGTAAAGGCTTTGGACAATGGACGATTTCTGAGGCTTGAAGATATTGCCGAAATAGAATTAGGGGCCCAGTCGTATGCAGCAAGTTCCATGACGTCAGGTCATCCGGCCGTAAACATGGGAATCTATCAGACCAAGGGATCTAATGCCAGGGAAATAATTCTTGAAATTGAAAATAGGCTAGAACAGATCAAGGAAGACCTTCCGGCGGGTATCAATATTTTTGTACCCTACAACACCAATAATTTCTTGAACGCTTCTATAAAAAAAGTGGCCAGTACCTTGGTAGAGGCCTTTTTGTTGGTATTCCTCGTCGTTTTTATTTTTCTTCAGGACTTTAGGTCTACTCTCATTCCTGCCATTGCCGTTCCGGTTTCCATAATTGGAACATTTTTCTTCTTGAATCTTTTTGGTTATTCCATCAACTTGTTGACTTTGTTTGCCTTGGTTTTGGCCATTGGTATTGTAGTGGATGATGCCATTGTTGTTGTGGAAGCGGTACACGCCAAATTGGACAAGGGAGCCAAGGATGCCAAACAGGCAACAGTAACGGCTATGAATGAAATATCGGGAGCGATTATATCCATCACTCTGGTCATGGCGGCCGTATTTATACCGGTAACCTTTGTCACGGGACCTACAGGGGTATTTTATGAGCAATTTGGGGTAACCTTGATTGTGGCCATCATCATTTCTGCAATTAATGCGCTTACCTTGAGCCCGGCACTTTGTGCATTGTTCTTAAAACCACATACAGAGGAGGATGAAGGAAAAAAGAAAAATTTTAAACAGCGATTCTTCGATGCGTTTAATAGCGGTTTTAGGGCGACTACCCAAAAATATGGCCGGTCCGTTCATTTTCTGTACAAACATAAGTGGGTAACCGCATTTATTCTTGTTTTGGCCTTTGTTGGTATTTGGTGGTCATCCAGTGTGGTTAGAACTGGTTTTGTTCCCGATGAAGATCGCGGTATTGTATTTATGAACATTGAGCTTCCTCCGGGTTCCTCCATTGACAGAACCCATGAGGTCAATGAAGAGTTGTATTCCAAAATCAAGCAGATACCAGGGGTTTTGGATGGTTCAGTTATTGAGGGACGTAGCTTTTTGGGAGGTGCAGGCAGCAATTACGGTCTGGGTTTTGTTCGATTAAAGGATTGGGACGAGCGGGGAGCAGATTCGTTGTCCATGGAGGCCATAACAGCAAAAATGTTTGGAGCCGCGGCAACGATTCCTGAAGCTAATATAGTATTCTTTGCCCCTCCAAGTATTCCAGGTTTTGGACGTTCCTCGGGTGTAGAGGTAAATTTATTAGATCGCGCCAGTGGTTCTTTCACGGATTTGGATAAGGTGAACAAGGAATTTATTGCCAACTTGACCCAAAGACCGGAAATTCAATATGCGCAGTCCTCATTTGATACGGGATATCCGCAATATGAACTTGAAATAAACGTGCCAAGGGCCAAGGAACTTGGGGTATCCATAAGTAGTATTTTTGCCACCCTACAGGGGTATATCGGGAGTATCTTTGCTGCGGATTTTTCCCGTTTTGGTAAACAGTACCGTGTGTATGTTCAGGCACTTCCAGAGGATAGGGCGGATCGCGACAATCTGGACCAAATGTTCGTTAGAACTTCCGAAGGTGTCATGACCCCCATTACGGAATTTATCAGTTTGGAAAGGGTGTATGGACCACAATCCGTAACACGGTTTAATTTGTTCAACTCCACGAAGATTACGGCCGCCACGAATCCAGGATATAGCTCGGGAGATGCTATAAAGGCCGTGGAAGAAGTGGCCAAATCCCTACCGACAACGTTTTCAATTGCGTATTCCGGCCTGACACGTGAAGAAGTGAATGCCGGAGACCAGACCACGACTATTTTTCTATTGTCATTGGTGTTCGTGTATTTCCTGCTTGCGGCGCAATATGAAAGTTATCTAATACCTTTTTCTGTATTGCTGTCGTTGCCGTTAGGTGTTTTTGGTGCCTATTTGACTACGCAATTGGCCGGACTTCAAAATAATATCTACTTCCAAATTGCCTTGATCATGTTAGTAGGTCTTCTTGCCAAGAATGCGATTTTAATTGTGGAATTTGCCCTGCAGAGAAGAAAGCAAGGATTATCAATCCTTGATGCTGCCGTGGAAGGTGCAGAATCAAGACTACGCCCAATTTTAATGACCTCCTTTGCTTTCATATTGGGATTGATGCCCTTGGCCCTAGCAGGTGGAGTAGGGGCAGAAGGGAATAGATCTATTGGTACTGGCGCCGTGGGTGGTTTGTTCATTGGTACCGTAATAGGTGTCTTCGTTATTCCCACCTTATTCATTTTCTTTCAGTGGTTACAGGAAAAAATATCCGGAGAGCCAAAATTCGAAACGGTAGAAAAACAGAATAATTAG
- a CDS encoding efflux transporter outer membrane subunit: MRLSKYIKIGFTAFLPIILVSCFSAKTYERPEDVVLESQYFRTDSLQRDSVSLATISWKELFTDPYLQGYIEEGLQNNIDIRKAIQRILTSEAYLKQGKAGYFPTLNLNPKYTHTEISGNSQFGGLFSRLDQYEVSGGLSWEADIWGKIRSNKRAFEASYLQSVAAHKAVKSTLVGNIASLYYQLLSLDEQIQITKLTIETRSSGLETTKALKESGNVTEVAVKQTEAQLYTAQALLIDLENSVKLLENSMSLILGDEPKEIVRSTLEEQKINTPLSIGVPAQLLANRPDVISAEYGLVNAFELTNVARSNFYPSITLTANGGLQSLDFNKLFDTNSLFASIVGGLTQPLFNGRRIRTQYEVSQAQQEQSMLDFKYALLNASKEVSDALYSYQAAMEKIEVKKKEYEAYTMAREYSQELLDNGLANYLEVLNARQNALNTNLDLISTKNNKLQAVVNLYLALGGGWN, from the coding sequence ATGCGATTGTCAAAATATATAAAAATTGGTTTTACGGCATTTTTGCCAATAATCTTGGTTTCATGCTTTTCTGCCAAGACGTATGAAAGACCGGAGGATGTGGTATTGGAGTCACAATATTTTAGAACGGATTCCCTACAAAGAGATAGTGTTTCCTTGGCAACAATTTCATGGAAAGAATTGTTTACAGACCCATATCTACAAGGTTATATAGAAGAAGGTCTTCAAAATAATATTGACATTAGAAAGGCCATTCAACGCATTTTGACTTCGGAAGCATATTTAAAACAGGGAAAGGCCGGCTATTTTCCTACCCTGAATCTCAACCCAAAATATACCCATACGGAGATTTCCGGGAATAGTCAGTTTGGAGGTCTTTTTAGTAGGTTGGATCAATACGAGGTAAGTGGTGGACTGTCTTGGGAGGCCGATATTTGGGGTAAAATCAGAAGTAATAAAAGGGCTTTCGAGGCAAGTTACCTACAATCGGTCGCCGCCCATAAAGCGGTGAAAAGTACCTTGGTGGGAAATATAGCTTCTCTCTATTATCAACTATTGTCTTTGGACGAGCAAATCCAGATTACAAAACTGACCATAGAAACCCGTTCCAGCGGATTGGAGACTACCAAAGCTTTAAAAGAGTCGGGAAATGTTACTGAGGTCGCCGTAAAACAAACGGAGGCCCAATTGTATACGGCACAGGCATTGTTGATCGACTTGGAAAATTCAGTAAAGCTTTTGGAAAATTCCATGTCCTTGATTTTAGGTGATGAACCAAAGGAAATTGTAAGAAGTACCTTGGAAGAGCAAAAAATAAATACACCACTGAGTATTGGGGTACCCGCCCAACTCTTGGCGAACCGGCCCGATGTTATATCCGCCGAGTATGGTCTTGTAAATGCTTTTGAACTTACCAATGTTGCCCGAAGTAATTTTTATCCATCCATTACCCTTACCGCCAATGGAGGGCTTCAAAGTTTGGATTTCAATAAATTGTTCGATACTAATTCCTTGTTTGCTTCCATTGTAGGAGGACTTACACAGCCATTATTCAATGGTAGAAGAATACGAACACAATATGAAGTGAGCCAGGCCCAACAGGAACAATCTATGTTGGATTTTAAATATGCCTTGCTGAACGCCTCTAAGGAAGTATCCGATGCACTTTATTCCTACCAAGCGGCTATGGAAAAAATTGAAGTGAAGAAAAAGGAGTATGAAGCTTATACCATGGCTCGGGAATATTCCCAAGAGCTATTGGATAATGGTTTGGCTAATTATCTTGAAGTATTGAACGCAAGACAAAATGCGCTGAATACAAATTTGGACCTTATCTCTACGAAAAATAATAAGCTACAAGCCGTGGTGAACTTATATCTTGCCTTGGGAGGAGGTTGGAATTAA
- a CDS encoding YpdA family putative bacillithiol disulfide reductase: MGLFDIVIIGGGPIGIACGLEAQKKGLSYIILEKGPIVNSLFNYPTNMQFFSSSERLEIDEIPFISKEAKPKRDEALEYYRRIVTSNKLNIHLFEKVLDVEKVDQTFQVKTSKGAYEGKNVIVATGFYDIPNLLNVPGEDLDKVAHYYGNPHYYAGQKIAVVGASNSAIDAALECWRKGAEVTLIVRGPEVGQRVKYWVRPDIINRIEEKSIMAYFNSTVKAIHEDSIEIINEDGETLSLPNDFVLALTGYKPNFKFLKMLGIHISDDKKRLPEYNPGTMETNVKNLYLAGVICGGMETHKWFIENSRIHAKMIVAHILDKNHK; encoded by the coding sequence ATGGGATTATTTGATATTGTAATCATAGGAGGGGGACCAATTGGCATTGCTTGTGGGTTGGAAGCACAAAAAAAAGGATTATCCTATATTATTTTGGAAAAAGGGCCTATTGTAAATTCCTTGTTCAATTACCCAACCAATATGCAGTTCTTTTCGTCCTCGGAGAGATTGGAAATAGACGAAATACCATTTATTAGTAAAGAGGCCAAACCGAAAAGGGACGAGGCATTGGAATACTACCGAAGAATCGTAACTTCCAATAAGCTCAACATACACTTGTTCGAAAAAGTTCTTGATGTTGAAAAAGTTGACCAAACCTTTCAAGTAAAAACGAGTAAAGGTGCATATGAGGGCAAAAACGTCATCGTGGCCACAGGTTTTTATGATATTCCCAATTTACTAAACGTGCCAGGGGAAGATTTGGACAAAGTAGCCCATTACTATGGAAACCCCCATTATTATGCCGGTCAAAAAATTGCCGTAGTTGGCGCCAGTAATAGTGCCATAGATGCGGCCTTGGAATGTTGGAGAAAGGGTGCTGAAGTCACTTTGATTGTTCGCGGACCGGAGGTTGGTCAGCGGGTCAAATATTGGGTAAGACCCGATATTATAAACAGGATCGAGGAAAAAAGCATAATGGCCTATTTTAATAGTACCGTGAAGGCCATCCATGAGGATTCCATAGAAATCATCAATGAAGATGGAGAAACCCTGAGTTTACCCAACGATTTTGTCCTGGCCCTAACCGGTTACAAGCCTAATTTTAAATTTTTAAAAATGTTGGGAATCCATATTTCAGATGATAAGAAAAGACTACCGGAATACAACCCTGGAACTATGGAAACCAATGTTAAAAATCTTTATTTGGCTGGTGTAATATGCGGTGGCATGGAAACCCACAAATGGTTTATTGAAAATTCAAGAATACATGCCAAAATGATCGTTGCCCATATTCTTGACAAAAACCATAAATAA
- a CDS encoding CBS domain-containing protein, with translation MSLRHRVPVSTIMTKNIITLNSTDKLDTAERLFKENNIRHIPVVEGDKIIGMLSLTDLLRISFADGAYEDDSEVETVVYNMFTISQVMAKNLKSISSDTTIKEVAEILAHNEFHALPVVDGETLVGIVTTTDLIKYLLEQY, from the coding sequence ATGAGTCTTAGACATAGAGTGCCCGTATCAACGATTATGACAAAAAATATCATTACACTTAATAGTACTGATAAACTGGATACCGCAGAACGTTTATTCAAAGAAAACAATATCCGCCATATTCCGGTGGTAGAAGGTGATAAAATTATTGGAATGTTGAGCTTGACGGATTTGCTTCGGATTAGTTTCGCCGATGGTGCTTACGAAGATGATTCAGAAGTGGAAACTGTTGTTTACAATATGTTCACCATTTCTCAAGTGATGGCCAAAAATCTTAAGAGTATTTCTTCCGATACTACAATTAAGGAAGTGGCTGAAATTTTAGCGCATAATGAGTTCCATGCGCTCCCTGTGGTAGATGGGGAAACCTTGGTCGGGATTGTAACCACCACGGATTTGATAAAGTACCTTTTGGAACAGTATTAG
- the rpe gene encoding ribulose-phosphate 3-epimerase, with protein MTKTKIAPSLLAADFGNLQRDVEMVESSAADWHHIDVMDGVFVPNISYGMPVIKAIQKYATKPLDVHLMIIDPDRYIDSFAELGAASLTVHYEACTHLHRTVQAIKAKGMKAGVALNPHTNISLLEDIINDIDIVLIMSVNPGFGGQSFIENTYQKIKSLRELIKRKKASALIEIDGGVTTKNAKQLTDAGADILVAGSFVFKSDNPTQTISDLKKAADYQ; from the coding sequence ATGACCAAGACCAAAATAGCACCATCTCTTTTGGCAGCAGACTTTGGAAATCTGCAGCGTGATGTTGAGATGGTCGAATCCAGCGCGGCAGATTGGCACCATATTGATGTTATGGACGGAGTTTTTGTCCCCAATATTTCATATGGAATGCCCGTAATCAAGGCCATTCAGAAATATGCAACCAAACCTTTGGATGTACATCTGATGATTATTGACCCCGATAGATATATCGATAGTTTTGCAGAATTGGGAGCCGCCTCCCTAACAGTTCATTACGAAGCTTGTACACACTTACACAGAACCGTTCAGGCTATCAAGGCCAAGGGGATGAAAGCAGGCGTTGCCTTAAATCCGCACACCAATATTAGTTTGTTGGAAGATATCATAAACGATATTGATATCGTATTGATAATGAGTGTTAATCCAGGATTTGGGGGACAATCCTTTATTGAGAATACCTACCAAAAAATAAAGTCATTAAGGGAACTCATAAAAAGAAAAAAAGCCTCGGCACTAATAGAAATCGATGGTGGTGTAACTACGAAGAATGCAAAACAATTGACGGATGCTGGCGCCGATATTCTTGTGGCCGGAAGTTTTGTTTTTAAAAGTGATAATCCTACTCAGACCATTTCTGACCTAAAAAAAGCGGCCGATTACCAATAA